One Leptospiraceae bacterium genomic window, CTTGCGGGCGAATAGGTTGGAAATGACTCAGTTCCATATCTACCGGTCGCAAGTACGCAACCTGTTATAGATACCAATGCATCTAAATTTTTTTCTTTAATAGCAGAGTTTGCAAATTTTATTGCTTCATCCATAGAACCAAATTCTTTCTTCTGTACATTATCCTTAGAGCAATGCTCGATTTCTACAAGTTGGTATTCAATATCAGAATCAAACGAATCTAAAATATCATACCTATTAAAAGAACTCGTTTTTTCTTTAGCTAAATCAATTTTTGACCTTTTCAGGTTCGCTTCTTTAAAGAGTTTCAACGCTTCTTCTTTGGATGATTTTTTAACCTCTTTAGCTTTTTTGAAAAGACTCGTAGCCGCTTCATAATTTTTAAGATTGTCTTTATCTCCAAAAAATTCTCCAGAATCTAAATTTTCATTTGAATCAGAAGGTTCATCTCCTAAAAATCCTCCAAAAACCCAAGCATCTTGCTTGTTATAATTAACCTTTGTCCATCTACCGGTTGCCCCGGAAATAGTTAATACCTCCTTAGATTCCTCAATTATCTTTACTTTAGATTTAAAAGGAATTAATCCAAGTTTTTTACCGGATGTTGAAGGTTTACTTCTCATAATCAAACCACTTTTGGGAGTAACATATTTGAATACAGTTTGATTATCAGAAGAAGTGGTCCTGGAATCGATTGACTTGCTTTCTTTGCAATTTGTAGAAAACAAAGAAACAAATATGAATATGCTTACTAAAATAATATTCTTCATTTAATATCCTTCTATTTATTCTTTTAGGAAAATCTCCAATGTATTTATAATAGAACTTCTATAAAGAGTCAAGCTCCAGATGAAACCGGACTTTTAAAAGCTTAAAAAAGGTGAAATCTCACGTCCATAGCTCAATGACTGTGGCACATTATAATTTTAGCAGAAGAATTTTTGAATATCCGAAAAACAGAAAATAAAATAAATGACCTATCTTCAAGGGTGTTGCCGGCTGAGCGATGACTTAAGTCTGAGCCGAAGCATAAAAAATTTTTCCAAATAAGCTTCGGGAAGTTCAGAAATACGAGAAATGAATTTCAACTCAGCTCCTTCTTTCTTTAAATTTATCGCAGTCCTGAGTTTACTTTTATGCTCTGCTTTTTCTGCGCGTTTTCGCTCTTTCTCAATTTCTTTCTGAGCAAAGAAGCGTTCCTGTTCTCTGCCCTCCTGTATACTTTTCTCCCGGATTCCGAATTCTTCAGCTAATTCCCAGACTCTTTCTTCTATAGCAGTCATATCTTTTCCCATCTCCTTTAGTATAGACTCAACTTCTTCTCTGTAAAGTTGCTTCGATACTAAATTTATTGCAAAAGCAATAAATTTCACTCAGCAACCGTATTGGATTCTCGGCGGCTGAGTGAAATATTTTGTGAAAACAAAATATTTTGTATCGAAGCCAAATATTTGCAAAAACTCCAGTTCTCGGTCAGAGTTTTTGTCCAGTTCTGAAACTACGATACAGTGTATCTTTGTAATCCCCGGAATTTCCATGACATAAAGTCCTCTTTTATTTTCAAAGAAATGATATGCCTCCAAAAATCGCTTTGGCTTCTTTGTCGTGATAAGAGTAAAGCTTAAACATCCCTTTTCTTTTTTCCGCAGGATAAAAGCCGAGATATAATATAAAGTTTTATATATATCCTGTAGTTTTACGCCCTGGCTTTCTGACTTGAACTCGATGATATTGAATTCCTGAAAATAGTTCATTAAGTCGAGGTGTTTACCTATAGGTTTATCGCTTTCAATCACAAGGACATCGAGTTTTCTCGGAAGCCTGTGTAATTCATATTCCGTTTCAACCTTTGCAAACTTTGAGAAAAACGATATGGCTCTTTTCTTAAATACTTCATCAAAGGTTTTTTGGAGTTTTCGTTTGTTCATGTGACCCTCTACTATAAAGGGTTTGAAAATGCACAGAAGGAACAAAAAATTTTTATAGAACAGGAATCGAAACTGGACTTTCGGGATAATTTTTAAGATTTTTTTAAATCCTCCTTAACCCCACGTTGAAACATGGGCTTAAGAGAAAGCATCTTCTAATATTATGATAATCTAACAAGTTACTGTATACCTCTCCCTATCTACCAGAATTAGAAAGCTCTACTTAACCAAATCCCTCTCCGAAACGGAAAGGGATAGACCGGCCTGGTATCAAAACAGCATAGTCCGCCAAATAAGACCTCCCCTGCCCTGTAAATGAGCGAAGCGAGAGAACGAATTAGGGAAGGGGGAAAGAGGGGGATAGGTAAACTTAGTGATTAGTATTTAGATATTAGGGATTAGTAAATTACTAATTCCTATTTCTTAATTTCTAATCGCTTTCCGAAAAAACTTCTCCAGATAGGCTTCCGGGAGTTCGGTCATTTCTGAGATGAAATCTAAAGAGGAGCCTGCACGTTTCATTTTTATCGCAGTCCTGAGTTTACTTTTATGCTCGGCTCTTTTTCGTTCTTTTTCAATTTGTCTCTCGGCCAGCAGGCGTTCCTCTTCCTTTCCTTTTTTGAGTCCTTCCTCGAAAGCATACTCGATAGTGGCTTCGTGGTCTCTTTCTGTTTTCAGGCGCATCTCGTAGTAGTTTCTTGTTTTTCTGTCGAGAGAAATATCCTGAAGAGCTTCAACGGCTTCACGAATCACGGGGTTTTTGATTTTGAGCTTTTTCACGTCCTCTTCCTTTAATTTCTCGGCTTTTTGGATGAGATATATCCAATCTTCTAAATTAGACTCCTGAGTTCCGGATGTATTCAGGAATTTCTTCAATTCTAAAATATGGATTTCGAGGTCTTTCGTCAAGGCTATTTCTCTGCCTTCTGCTTCGAGAACCCGGAAAATCGAATGGTAGTTTTCTGTTTCCAGAAGCTTAAAATTCAAAAAAGAAACGGAATAAACCGGTTTTAAGTCCGAGTATTTCTTTCCTCGAACTATTTGCTGAGAATAAAGCTTTGCCCAGTAATACAGGATTCGTTTTCCATAAAATTTTTGGGGAAAGGCCTGCATTTCGATTCCGAAATATTGTTTGTTTTTATTCTTTGCGTGTATATCCAGAACCGACAACTTATCACTCATAAGGTCTCCGGGAATTTCCGGGTTTAATATTTTTAGCCGGGTAATTTTTTGGTTACCTTCAAAACCGAGAACCGAGTTTAAAAGGTCAGTCAGCAAGTGCGGATACTTTATGCAAAATATCTTAAATACAATATCGCTATGTAAGGGTAGAAGTCCGTTCTGTTTTTCCGTATCTTTCTGTTTCATTTTATGATCTCCTACTATAAAGGGTTTGAAAATGCACAGAAGGAACAAAAATTTTCTATTAAACAGGAACT contains:
- a CDS encoding Rpn family recombination-promoting nuclease/putative transposase, producing MKQKDTEKQNGLLPLHSDIVFKIFCIKYPHLLTDLLNSVLGFEGNQKITRLKILNPEIPGDLMSDKLSVLDIHAKNKNKQYFGIEMQAFPQKFYGKRILYYWAKLYSQQIVRGKKYSDLKPVYSVSFLNFKLLETENYHSIFRVLEAEGREIALTKDLEIHILELKKFLNTSGTQESNLEDWIYLIQKAEKLKEEDVKKLKIKNPVIREAVEALQDISLDRKTRNYYEMRLKTERDHEATIEYAFEEGLKKGKEEERLLAERQIEKERKRAEHKSKLRTAIKMKRAGSSLDFISEMTELPEAYLEKFFRKAIRN
- a CDS encoding SH3 domain-containing protein → MKNIILVSIFIFVSLFSTNCKESKSIDSRTTSSDNQTVFKYVTPKSGLIMRSKPSTSGKKLGLIPFKSKVKIIEESKEVLTISGATGRWTKVNYNKQDAWVFGGFLGDEPSDSNENLDSGEFFGDKDNLKNYEAATSLFKKAKEVKKSSKEEALKLFKEANLKRSKIDLAKEKTSSFNRYDILDSFDSDIEYQLVEIEHCSKDNVQKKEFGSMDEAIKFANSAIKEKNLDALVSITGCVLATGRYGTESFPTYSPARKRLKEMLDKNELKPEEIDPEKPEEYKNLVNLGYLFVFEKDEKTKKWSLFMVSND